GAGGACGACGTACTGCTCGACCGTCTCGAGCTCGTCGGCGTTGGCCTCGACCTTCTCGATGAGCCCGGGATCGACGAAGATCACCCGATCCTCGGCGTCGTCGATCGTGTGGACGAAGTGGTGATCGGGCAGCCGCATGTTGCACATGTGGATCGAGCGCCCCGAGCAGGCCGGCCCGAAGTACAGTTCGAAGTGCCGGTAGTGGTTCGTCGCGACGACGCCGACCCGCTCGCCCGCCTCGAGACCGAGGTCGTCGAGCGCGTGCGCGAGCTTATTGATTCGCTCGCCGGCGTCGGCGTACGTGTATCGATGCGTGCTCCCGTCGGGCAGTTTCGTCACGAGTTCCCGGTCCGGGAACAGGTCGATCGCCCGCTCGAGAAGCTTGTCAAGTGTTAACTCGACGCTCATCATAGTCGTTCTCAGTATTCTGTCCAGTACCTTATGATTTGGGACGAGGACGTTCTCGTGCGGGGGGCACGGTCTCAGCGGATGACGCCCGCGTCGCGAAGGGCGGCTCGGTCGTCCTCGTCGTATCCGACCGACGCGAGCAGTTCGTCGGTATGCTCACCGTGACCCGGGACCGATTCGTCGTGGCTTTCGGGCACGTTCGACCCCCTCGCGGGGAAGCCGATCCGCGGCGGTGCGTCGTCGGGCCGTTCGATCAGCCCGCGGGCCTCGAGCTGCGGGTGGTCGACGGCCTCGGCCGGCGTACACACCGGCCCGACCATCGTCTCGTCGCTCAGATCCCCGAGCCACGCGTCCCGCGACCGGGTCGCGAACAGTGCCTCGAGTTCCTCCCGAACGGCGGTCAGTTCGGCCGAGTCCTCGGTCCCGTGGAGGTCGACGAGGTCCTCGCGGCCGGCCTCCTCGCAGAAGGCCGTCCAGAACTTCGGCTCGAGCGCCGCGAGGGTCACGTACCGCCCGTCGGCGGTCTCGTACACGTCGTACCACGGAACCCCTCCGGTGAGGGCCGTCTCGCCGGGCCGAGGATCGCCGCCCGTGAGCGCCTCGTGGGCGACGGCCTGCGAAAAGGAGGCGACCACGTCGGTCATCGACACGTCGATATATTCGCCGCCGTTGCCCAGCTCTCGCGAGAGCAGCCCGCCGATG
This portion of the Natrinema salinisoli genome encodes:
- a CDS encoding CaiB/BaiF CoA transferase family protein, which encodes MQLDSVRILDLSRLLPGPYATQLLADAGADVVKVEDTDAGDYARYTPPTTDRDVGALFDSVNRGKRSIALDLKSEAGTTAFYRLVEEADVVFEQFRPGVADRLEIDYETLLEYNEDLVYCSLSGYGGTGPYAERAGHDLNYVGVAGLLDMTREDESMAPQIPGYQIGDLGGGLFAAFSIIGGLLSRELGNGGEYIDVSMTDVVASFSQAVAHEALTGGDPRPGETALTGGVPWYDVYETADGRYVTLAALEPKFWTAFCEEAGREDLVDLHGTEDSAELTAVREELEALFATRSRDAWLGDLSDETMVGPVCTPAEAVDHPQLEARGLIERPDDAPPRIGFPARGSNVPESHDESVPGHGEHTDELLASVGYDEDDRAALRDAGVIR